The Gammaproteobacteria bacterium DNA window GCATACCGGACGGCAAGCCCGGCCGCAAACATGCCGCTACACGTCTCGAGCCAGGGCAGGTACGGCTATCAGTTGGGCGGCCGTCTGACCGTCGGCCCGGGTTTGTCGGCGAACATCGAGGCCGGCCGCAGCGCGTGGGCTCCCGATTCGGGTCCGGCCCACGGCGCCATGGTCAACTTCTCCCTGCACTGGTAGCGGAATCCCGGGTGGGTCGGCCGGCGTCAGGCGGACCGGCCCCCCGCGTTCCTCAATCGTCGACTGATCCGAGCCCGTCCGGGTCGTAGCGCAGGGGCTCGACCCGGATGCCTGTCCGGTCCAGCGCCAGCGCGGCCTCGGCTCCCGCCGCGCAAGGAACGCCACCGATGTGCCATCGCCGAGGATCCTCCGGCAGATCCTCGACCGCCAGCAGTCCCTGCGCGGCGCCGGGAGTTGGATCCACGGAGAAAGACCTCAGCGGATGTGTGAGGCCGAAGCCCAGCGCCTTCAGGAACGCCTCCTTGCGGGTCCAGATGCGGAAGAAGAGCCGCCGCCGTTCTTCCGCCGGGGCCGCGTGCAGCCGCGCCGCCTCGTCGCGGGCGAAGTTCTTGTCGGCGATACCGAGCATGAGGCGCACAGTGCGCCTTTCCTCGATGTCCACGCCCAGCCGGCCGGAGGCGGCCACGGCGATCATGAGCCGGTCCTCGGAGTGCGACTGGTTGAAGGAAGGGCCACCGGGCAGGAAGGGCTTCCCCTTGTCCTCGTAGTGAAAGCGGACGGTCTCCGGGGCGATGCCGGTCAGCTGCCCCAGCACGCGGCGCAGGTGCGCCTGGGCCACTGTGTAGCGACGGCGGTGCCGGTCGTACACGAAGCGGTCGCCGCGCTTGCGTTCGCGCGCGGAGAGAAGCCGCCGGGCAGCGGCCAAGACGTCTGCGGGGACATCCAGCCGCCCCTCCCAGATGTAGACGACGCCTGGCTGGAGGTGTGGGACTCTCGTGGTCATGTGCGTTGCCGGGAGCGAGAAGTCGTTGCCGTGAAGCCAGTCTGGTGCCTTGCGGGCGTATGGCGCAAAGTCCGCGGCCGATCAAGAATAGATCACACCCGCGGGAACGATCGCCCGAGCCTGCGGGACCCCGTCGCAACCGTCTTCCGAGGAGCCATCCCGATGTTTGCCACGCCGACTTCGCGCTCGTTCAGGCGCGCCGCAGCCTTCGCTCCCTGCATCCCCCTCGCCCTGGCTGCCTGCCAGGCCGCGCCTCCTCTGGAGGAACAATCCGCCGAGGCGCCACCGGCCGCGGAGACGCCGGCGCCCGAGTACACGCTCGGCCCCGAGAACTCCCACAATCGCTGGAGTTCCACGATCCCGCCCCAGCTCACGGTTCCCTCCGGAGCCGTCGTCGAGGTGTTCACCAAGGAGGCCTCCGATGGTCAGATCACCGAATCCACGACCGCCGAGGACCTGGCCAACGTCGACTTCGACCTGATCCATGCCCTCACCGGACCCATCTACGTGGAAGGGGCGAGCCCGGGCGACATCCTCGCCGTCACCCTGCACGAGATCGAGGTCCAGGGATGGGGATGGGCCGGCATCTTCCCGGGCTTCGGGTTCCTGGCCGACGAGATCACCGGGCCCTGGATCCGGGGGTTCCCGATGGAGCCCGGCGCCACGGAGGTCGCCTTCAACGACGACATCACGATCCCGCTGGCGCCGTTCGCCGGGGTCATGGGGGTCGCGCCCGACACCGACTCGATGCTCGTGACCATCCCGCCACGCACCAACGGCGGGAACATGGACAACCGCCACATGATCGCCGGGACCACGGTTTACTTCCCGGTCCAGGTCGAGGGTGCGCTCTTCTCCATCGGCGACGCGCACGCCGCCCAGGGAGACGGCGAAGTGTCCGGTTCCGCCATCGAGACGCCCGTGCGCGTCGTCTTCGAAGTCGAGGTCATGGAGAACACGCGCGGCATGGTCGAGCCCCAGTACGAGAGCGACGACTACTACGCCGTGACCGGGTTCGGCACCACCATCGACGAGGCGGCCCGCAAGGCCACCCGCTACATGATCGACT harbors:
- a CDS encoding acetamidase/formamidase family protein, which encodes MFATPTSRSFRRAAAFAPCIPLALAACQAAPPLEEQSAEAPPAAETPAPEYTLGPENSHNRWSSTIPPQLTVPSGAVVEVFTKEASDGQITESTTAEDLANVDFDLIHALTGPIYVEGASPGDILAVTLHEIEVQGWGWAGIFPGFGFLADEITGPWIRGFPMEPGATEVAFNDDITIPLAPFAGVMGVAPDTDSMLVTIPPRTNGGNMDNRHMIAGTTVYFPVQVEGALFSIGDAHAAQGDGEVSGSAIETPVRVVFEVEVMENTRGMVEPQYESDDYYAVTGFGTTIDEAARKATRYMIDYLVAEHGLTREEAYVLCSIAGDMKISETVDVPHMLVSMHMPKGIF
- a CDS encoding 4'-phosphopantetheinyl transferase superfamily protein, with the translated sequence MTTRVPHLQPGVVYIWEGRLDVPADVLAAARRLLSARERKRGDRFVYDRHRRRYTVAQAHLRRVLGQLTGIAPETVRFHYEDKGKPFLPGGPSFNQSHSEDRLMIAVAASGRLGVDIEERRTVRLMLGIADKNFARDEAARLHAAPAEERRRLFFRIWTRKEAFLKALGFGLTHPLRSFSVDPTPGAAQGLLAVEDLPEDPRRWHIGGVPCAAGAEAALALDRTGIRVEPLRYDPDGLGSVDD